The following coding sequences are from one Archocentrus centrarchus isolate MPI-CPG fArcCen1 chromosome 4, fArcCen1, whole genome shotgun sequence window:
- the plvapb gene encoding plasmalemma vesicle associated protein b: protein MYNSSYSRAKFGPEVRSLKKSKGKSCGYYVKVVFILSSLIQSLIIVSLVLFVIYGQPEKSAVEKRVKELELVFNKLSVKNMELRKEKTGLETQLKARAEEKAALEKEMTKQKADANKTVDEWKRKYTFCSLSTRCPPPPVQSPLVVTRSNPNSELTTLKTRSARQDAMINLLTSNFTQTVRTLRDERDNALRDRAQFYEDVIKLRGDNTICKEQLITYTRKCKEDFAKSLEGITAVTREFLKRINNLFPNQMTFHLTCKSQLEQMEKIKSSCTNLSRDVENKFQMYLDNVGRLVSEIQGNSSRLEVENRHLLSNFQECQRRRSEFAEKTAKEFDLLQRSHDDKVEKLLLEQKQLRAQPCNIKPGSANPVGFQATSQQGRQTAANWTSFAGPGISKTPTGK from the exons ATGTACAACTCCAGCTACTCTCGGGCCAAGTTTGGCCCAGAGGTAAGGTCCCTGAAGAAGTCCAAAGGGAAGAGCTGCGGCTACTACGTGAAGGTCGTCTTCATCTTGTCTTCTCTCATCCAGTCGCTCATCATTGTCAGCTTGGTGCTTTTTGTCATCTATGGACAGCCAGAGAAAAGTGCAGTAGAGAAAAGGGTTAAG GAACTGGAGCTGGTTTTCAATAAGCTGAGTGTGAAAAACATGGAACTGAGGAAAGAGAAAACTGGGCTGGAAACTCAGCTGAAAGCTCGCGCTGAGGAGAAAGCTGCTCTGGAGAAAGAGATGACAAAGCAGAAGGCTGACGCCAACAAAACAGTAGATGAGTGGAAGAGAAAATAT ACTTTCTGTAGCTTGTCAACACGTTGCCCCCCCCCTCCGGTCCAGTCCCCTCTTGTGGTCACTAGAAGCAACCCCAACA GTGAACTGACTACTCTGAAGACCCGCAGTGCCAGACAGGACGCTATGATAAACTTACTCACTTCAAACTTCACCCAGACGGTTCGGACTTTGAGGGATGAGAGAGACAACGCCCTCAGAGACCGAGCGCAGTTCTACGAGGATGTCATCAAGCTGCGAGGCGACAACACTATTTGCAAGGAGCAGCTCATCACGTACACCAg gaAGTGCAAAGAGGACTTTGCAAAGTCTTTAGAAGGGATCACGGCAGTGACCAGGGAATTCCTGAAACGGATTAACAACCTGTTTCCTAACCAGATGACCTTTCATCTCACCTGCAAAAGCCAACTCGAGCAAATGGAGAAGATAAAAAGCAGCTGCACAAACCTGTCCAGAGACGTGGAGAATAAGTTCCAGATGTATCTAGACAACGTGGGCAGACTG GTGTCTGAAATTCAAGGAAATTCCAGCCGACTGGAAGTGGAAAACAGACACTTACTCTCCAACTTCCAGGAGTGTCAACGCAGGCGCTCTGAGTTTGCTGAGAAAACTGCCAAGGAGTTTGACCTCTTGCAAAGGAGTCACGATGATAAG GTTGAGAAATTACTGCTGGAGCAGAAACAACTGAGAGCACAACCGTGCAATATTAAG CCCGGCAGTGCTAATCCTGTAGGCTTTCAGGCAACCTCTCAGCAGggcagacagactgcagctaactggacttcttttgcaGGACCTGGCATCAGTAAAACTCCAACG GGGAAATGA